The Nonlabens spongiae genome contains a region encoding:
- a CDS encoding alkaline phosphatase family protein, with protein sequence MKQKLLDYLKSDRHYWWTASVLPGLYLILYTYRHNFFQVNSVEQLSGLALLFIAIPSIILLVLDYFFKKNDWDRKKLYFLVFAIISSIAISFIRYRGFHLKALIALGIATMIGVFFLSRFYKAFTLLLAAMFLIGLVSWTPYFIEVFDYKYDWIHDQKWNQQTFKKKPNIYIIQPDGYPGRETLRESYYSFDNKEFYNHLENEGFIFNNEYRSNYSSTLSSNAALFTASHHYHNYNLTHNELPYAREIISGSNQVLKTFKNNDYLTSFFSSSNYLRLNYVESGYNLNNIQSKDLDFFPKFRADLNYMEDFKAYLSQTKSDQPNFSFIEILKPGHITPGKKQTLGKIEEREEYLKNLEEVNPKLEELITLIKKHDENALIVLVADHGGYVGLEYTGQVYESVIKDPVLRNSMFSALFAVHAPSDFEPYRRQIKSSVSLFPNLIAYLNDEAPVTDSDDSSYIFIKENGERQVYRYFDSGGNHVTEKVN encoded by the coding sequence ATGAAGCAAAAGCTGCTGGATTATCTCAAAAGCGACCGCCATTACTGGTGGACGGCGAGTGTTTTGCCCGGTCTATACTTAATACTTTACACGTATCGACATAACTTTTTCCAAGTTAATTCTGTGGAACAACTTAGCGGTCTTGCTTTGCTTTTTATTGCCATTCCCAGCATCATTCTTCTGGTCCTGGATTACTTCTTCAAGAAAAACGACTGGGATCGTAAAAAGCTCTATTTCTTGGTTTTCGCAATAATCAGTTCTATTGCAATCTCTTTCATCAGGTATCGTGGCTTTCATTTGAAGGCTCTGATTGCTTTGGGTATTGCTACTATGATAGGAGTGTTTTTCTTATCGCGGTTTTATAAAGCTTTTACCCTGCTTTTAGCTGCGATGTTTTTAATAGGTCTAGTGAGTTGGACTCCTTATTTTATAGAAGTTTTTGATTATAAATATGATTGGATTCACGATCAAAAATGGAATCAGCAAACTTTCAAGAAAAAACCTAATATCTATATCATCCAGCCTGATGGTTACCCTGGAAGAGAAACGCTCAGAGAAAGTTACTACTCTTTTGATAATAAGGAATTTTATAACCATCTTGAAAACGAAGGGTTTATTTTCAATAACGAGTATAGAAGTAATTATAGCTCTACGCTGAGTTCAAATGCAGCACTTTTTACAGCGAGCCATCATTATCATAATTATAATCTTACGCATAATGAGCTTCCCTACGCGCGGGAAATCATCTCTGGTTCCAATCAGGTTTTGAAAACTTTTAAAAACAACGATTACTTAACTTCATTTTTTTCAAGTTCCAATTATCTGCGATTGAACTATGTAGAAAGCGGGTATAATCTTAATAACATCCAATCTAAAGATTTAGATTTTTTCCCAAAATTCCGGGCCGATCTGAATTATATGGAAGATTTTAAAGCCTATCTGAGTCAAACAAAATCAGACCAACCCAACTTTTCCTTTATAGAAATTCTGAAACCTGGTCACATCACTCCAGGAAAAAAGCAAACACTTGGTAAGATCGAAGAGCGTGAAGAATACCTCAAAAATCTCGAGGAGGTAAATCCTAAACTTGAAGAATTGATCACCTTGATTAAAAAGCATGATGAAAATGCGCTTATCGTCTTAGTAGCTGATCATGGAGGGTATGTAGGATTAGAATATACCGGGCAGGTTTATGAGAGTGTCATCAAAGATCCTGTTTTGAGAAACAGTATGTTCAGCGCACTATTTGCTGTTCACGCACCGTCCGACTTTGAACCCTATCGTAGACAGATCAAAAGCAGCGTTTCTTTGTTTCCTAACCTTATTGCCTATCTAAATGATGAGGCACCAGTTACAGATTCAGATGACAGTAGCTACATTTTTATCAAAGAAAATGGCGAGAGACAGGTTTATCGTTATTTTGATAGTGGTGGAAATCACGTAACAGAGAAGGTGAATTAG